The Miscanthus floridulus cultivar M001 chromosome 17, ASM1932011v1, whole genome shotgun sequence genome has a window encoding:
- the LOC136516907 gene encoding pyrophosphate-energized vacuolar membrane proton pump 1-like — protein sequence MAVLGTAAVEALIPVAALIGIAFAMLQWYVVARVPVPSHAGEGSGGGGEGSKHGRGVRGEEEEGDEEDGMDYLLVEARCAEIQRAISIGATSFLLTEYKYLAAFTAAFAAVIFVFLGSAERFSARPSPCAYDPSRECRPALANAAFSAVAFLLGAATSVLSGYLGMRVATFANARTALEARHGVGRAFAAAFRSGAAMGFLLASSALLVLYAAVNLFGLYYGDDWGGLYESITGYGLGGSSVALFGRVGGGIYTKAADVGADLVGKVERNIPEDDPRNPAVIADNVGDNVGDIAGMGSDLFGSYAESSCAALFVASISSFGAEHDLTAMMYPLLISAVGLLVCAITTVVATDVTEVKESDEVGPALKRQILISTVLMTAGVAAVTFLALPPSFTLFDFGNDKHVKNWHLFICVSAGLWAGLVIGYVTEYFTSNAYGPVQAVARSCRTGAATNVIFGLAVGYKSVIVPILAIAAAIYASFRLAAMYGIALAALGMLSTIATGLAIDAYGPISDNAGGIAEMAGMPRRVRERTDALDAAGNTTAAIGKGFAIGSAALVSLALFGAYVSRAGITAVDVLSPRVFVGLLVGAMLPYWFSAMTMRSVGSAALRMVEEVRRQFDTIPGLAEGLAVPDYATCVRISTDASLKKMMAPGALVMLSPLVAGTLFGVETLAGLLAGALVSGVQVAISASNSGGAWDNAKKYIEAGMSEEARSLGPKGSEAHKAAVIGDTIGDPLKDTSGPSLNILIKLMAVESLVFAPFFAAHGGIIFDHL from the exons ATGGCTGTCCTCGGCACCGCGGCGGTTGAGGCGCTCATCCCGGTGGCGGCGTTGATTGGCATCGCCTTCGCGATGCTGCAGTGGTACGTGGTGGCCAGAGTCCCCGTGCCTTCGCACGCCGGcgagggcagcggcggtggcggcgaaggCAGTAAGCACGGCCGCGGCGTgcggggggaggaggaggagggggatgaGGAGGACGGCATGGACTACCTGCTCGTGGAGGCCCGGTGCGCCGAGATCCAGCGCGCCATCTCCATCGGCGCCACGTCGTTCCTGCTCACGGAGTACAAGTACCTGGCCGCGTTCACGGCGGCGTTCGCGGCGGTGATCTTCGTGTTCCTGGGGTCGGCGGAGCGGTTcagcgcgcggccgtcgccgtgcgCGTACGACCCGTCGCGGGAGTGCCGGCCGGCGTTGGCGAACGCGGCGTTCAGCGCGGTGGCGTTCCTGCTGGGCGCAGCGACGTCCGTGCTGTCGGGTTACCTGGGCATGCGCGTGGCCACGTTCGCGAACGCGCGCACGGCGCTGGAGGCCCGCCACGGCGTGGGGCGCGCCTTCGCCGCCGCGTTCCGGTCGGGCGCCGCCATGGGCTTCCTCCTCGCCTCCAGCGCGCTGCTCGTGCTCTACGCCGCCGTCAACCTCTTCGGCCTCTACTACGGCGACGACTGGGGCGGGCTGTACGAGTCCATCACCGGATACGGCCTCGGCGGGTCCTCCGTCGCCCTGTTCGGCCGGGTCGGCGGCGGCATCTACACCAAGGCCGCTGACGTCGGCGCCGACCTCGTCGGCAAGGTCGAGCGCAACATCCCCGAGGACGACCCTCGCAACCCCGCG GTGATCGCCGACAACGTGGGGGACAACGTCGGCGACATCGCCGGGATGGGGTCGGACCTGTTCGGGTCGTACGCGGAGTCGTCCTGCGCCGCGCTCTTCgtggcctccatctcctccttcggGGCGGAGCACGACCTCACGGCGATGATGTACCCGCTGCTCATCAGCGCCGTGGGCCTGCTCGTGTGCGCGATCACCACCGTCGTCGCCACCGACGTCACCGAGGTGAAAGAGTCCGACGAGGTCGGGCCGGCGCTCAAGCGGCAGATCCTCATCTCCACCGTGCTCATGACCGCCGGCGTCGCCGCCGTCACTTTCCTCGCCCTGCCGCCCAGCTTCACCCTCTTCGACTTCGGCAACGACAAGCACGTCAAGAACTGGCACCTGTTCATCTGCGTGTCGGCCGGTCTGTGGGCGGGGCTGGTGATCGGCTACGTCACCGAGTACTTCACGAGCAACGCGTACGGGCCGGTGCAGGCGGTGGCGAGGTCGTGCAGGACGGGCGCGGCGACGAACGTCATCTTCGGCCTGGCGGTGGGGTACAAGTCGGTGATCGTGCCCATCCTGGCCATCGCGGCGGCCATCTACGCCAGCTTCCGCCTGGCGGCCATGTACGGCATCGCGCTGGCGGCGCTGGGGATGCTGAGCACCATCGCCACGGGGCTGGCCATCGACGCGTACGGGCCCATCAGCGACAACGCCGGCGGGATCGCGGAGATGGCCGGGATGCCGCGCCGGGTCCGGGAGCGGACGGACGCGCTCGACGCCGCGGGCAACACCACGGCCGCCATCGGCAAGGGGTTCGCCATCGGCTCCGCGGCGCTGGTGTCGCTGGCGCTGTTCGGCGCGTACGTCAGCCGCGCCGGGATCACGGCAGTGGACGTGCTGAGCCCGCGCGTGTTCGTGGGGCTCCTCGTCGGCGCCATGCTCCCCTACTGGTTCTCGGCCATGACGATGCGGAGCGTCGGCAGCGCCGCGCTGCGGATGGTGGAGGAGGTGCGCCGCCAGTTCGACACGATCCCGGGCCTCGCCGAGGGCCTCGCCGTGCCGGACTACGCCACCTGCGTCAGGATCTCCACCGACGCGTCGCTCAAGAAGATGATGGCGCCCGGCGCGCTCGTCATGCTCAGCCCGCTGGTCGCCGGCACGCTCTTTGGGGTCGAGACGCTCGCGGGGCTTCTCGCTGGCGCACTCGTCTCCGGCGTCCAGGTCGCCATCTCTGCCTCCAACAGCGGGGGTGCATGGGACAACGCCAAGAAGTACATCGAG GCCGGCATGTCGGAGGAGGCGAGGTCGCTGGGGCCCAAGGGATCGGAGGCGCACAAGGCGGCGGTGATCGGAGACACCATCGGCGACCCGCTCAAGGACACCTCCGGCCCGTCCCTCAACATCCTCATCAAGCTCATGGCCGTGGAGTCGCTCGTCTTCGCGCCCTTCTTCGCCGCGCACGGTGGCATCATCTTCGACCACCTCTGA